One Banduia mediterranea DNA segment encodes these proteins:
- a CDS encoding CoA pyrophosphatase, translating to MDSPVVRKWFEQQTRGVLRPSAVLVPIMRRERELTVLLTRRADHLRAHQGQVSFPGGRSEPDDASAAATALREAWEEVGLRPEAVEICGYLDDYPTLTRFIVTPVVGLVDDVPTLRHDPAEVAEVFEVPLRLLMEPGRFERHVLTRDGLQLPFVQVRYEGQKIWGATAAMLRDLISRLEAVTV from the coding sequence ATGGACTCTCCCGTTGTGCGCAAATGGTTCGAGCAGCAGACGCGGGGCGTGCTGAGGCCGTCTGCCGTTCTCGTACCGATCATGCGTCGCGAGCGTGAGCTGACGGTACTGCTGACCCGTCGCGCGGATCACTTGCGGGCACACCAGGGGCAGGTGAGCTTTCCGGGTGGTCGCAGCGAGCCGGACGACGCCTCGGCGGCCGCGACCGCGCTGCGCGAGGCCTGGGAGGAAGTCGGCCTGCGTCCGGAAGCGGTGGAGATCTGCGGTTATCTGGACGACTATCCGACACTGACACGCTTCATTGTGACGCCGGTCGTTGGATTAGTGGATGATGTGCCGACGCTGCGGCACGATCCGGCCGAAGTCGCCGAAGTGTTTGAAGTGCCGCTTCGGCTGCTGATGGAGCCCGGACGGTTTGAGCGCCATGTCCTGACCCGTGATGGGCTGCAGCTACCGTTCGTTCAGGTGCGTTACGAGGGACAGAAGATCTGGGGGGCGACTGCGGCGATGTTGCGCGATCTGATCTCCCGGCTGGAGGCCGTCACGGTATGA
- a CDS encoding MazG nucleotide pyrophosphohydrolase domain-containing protein has protein sequence MSGSDLTLHHAMSLQADAALDGFDWPVALDLFDKIVEELRELRAELEAEPADPVRVLDELGDVMFCVVNLARKLQLDPSEALAGANRKFERRYEHVRKYLHAFPAIGDPARLECMEARWQEAKTKEKHGEPE, from the coding sequence ATGAGCGGCTCGGACTTGACTCTGCACCACGCGATGAGCCTGCAAGCGGACGCGGCGCTGGATGGTTTTGACTGGCCCGTGGCGCTGGACCTGTTTGACAAGATCGTCGAGGAACTCCGTGAATTGCGCGCGGAGCTTGAAGCCGAGCCCGCGGACCCGGTTCGGGTGCTCGATGAGCTTGGTGACGTAATGTTCTGCGTGGTCAATCTGGCGCGCAAGCTACAGCTCGATCCGAGCGAAGCACTCGCTGGCGCCAATCGCAAGTTCGAGCGCCGCTATGAGCACGTGCGCAAATATCTGCACGCGTTTCCGGCCATCGGCGATCCTGCCCGTCTGGAATGCATGGAGGCGCGCTGGCAAGAGGCGAAGACTAAGGAGAAACACGGGGAACCGG